Proteins encoded by one window of Centroberyx gerrardi isolate f3 chromosome 21, fCenGer3.hap1.cur.20231027, whole genome shotgun sequence:
- the LOC139917417 gene encoding ADP-ribosylation factor-like protein 4C, with translation MGNSFSNLAAFQSLHIVMLGLDSAGKTTVLYRLKFNEFVNTVPTIGFNTERIRLGGGGASRGISCHFWDVGGQEKLRPLWKPYSRCTDGIVYVVDSVDAERLEEARTELHRITRFSENQGTPLLVIANKQDLPRALDVGEIERQLALAELSASTPYHVQPACAIIGEGLEEGMDKLYEMIVKRRKSMKQKKKRQ, from the coding sequence ATGGGGAATAGTTTCTCCAATTTGGCCGCCTTCCAGTCCTTGCACATCGTGATGCTCGGCTTGGACTCTGCGGGAAAAACCACCGTGCTGTACCGGCTGAAATTCAACGAGTTCGTCAACACGGTTCCCACCATCGGCTTCAACACGGAGCGGATCCGGCTGGGCGGCGGCGGGGCCTCCCGGGGCATCAGCTGCCACTTCTGGGACGTCGGCGGCCAGGAGAAGCTGCGGCCCCTCTGGAAGCCCTACAGCCGCTGCACGGACGGCATCGTGTACGTGGTGGACTCCGTGGACGCGGAAAGGCTGGAGGAGGCCAGGACGGAGCTGCACAGGATCACCCGCTTCTCGGAGAACCAGGGGACCCCGCTGCTGGTCATCGCCAACAAGCAGGACCTGCCCCGGGCGCTGGATGTCGGTGAGATCGAGAGGCAGCTGGCCCTGGCCGAGCTCAGCGCCTCCACCCCGTACCACGTCCAGCCCGCCTGCGCCATCATCGGAGAGGGGCTAGAGGAAGGCATGGACAAGCTGTATGAGATGAtagtgaagaggaggaagtccatgaagcagaagaagaagaggcagtGA